The Methanolacinia petrolearia DSM 11571 genome has a segment encoding these proteins:
- a CDS encoding flavodoxin family protein, giving the protein MKILAINGSPRTVGSTTRKLVRMVLDGAEEEAGAETEIIDICDFQVTPCTACDGCTLSGECVYNDDVPSVIERMKEADGIIFASPVYIDNVSGQMKVFFDRLADAIHYQILDGKFGCSVATTHTSGGEEVVSYLNHVLNYLGVISVGGISVATGGDAGELYNKEDEAASLGKKLAEAIASGYSDPVQEAEISENREFFRDIVIENGDFRTEDYERWVKKGWIE; this is encoded by the coding sequence ATGAAGATCCTTGCAATAAACGGAAGCCCGAGAACGGTCGGCAGCACGACGAGGAAGCTTGTCAGGATGGTGCTCGACGGAGCGGAAGAAGAAGCCGGCGCCGAAACTGAAATAATCGACATCTGCGACTTCCAGGTAACACCGTGCACGGCCTGCGACGGATGCACCCTCTCGGGAGAGTGCGTCTATAATGACGATGTCCCGTCCGTAATCGAACGGATGAAGGAGGCAGACGGAATCATATTCGCATCCCCTGTCTATATCGACAACGTATCCGGGCAGATGAAGGTCTTCTTCGACCGCCTTGCCGATGCGATACACTACCAGATCCTTGACGGAAAGTTCGGGTGTTCGGTCGCGACAACCCATACGTCCGGCGGGGAAGAGGTAGTTTCGTACCTGAACCACGTCCTCAACTATCTCGGCGTAATCTCGGTTGGCGGGATCAGCGTCGCAACCGGGGGAGATGCGGGGGAGCTCTACAATAAGGAGGACGAAGCCGCTTCTCTTGGGAAAAAGCTGGCCGAAGCGATAGCATCAGGATACTCCGATCCAGTACAGGAGGCTGAAATCTCCGAAAACCGCGAATTCTTCAGGGATATTGTTATCGAAAACGGGGATTTCCGCACCGAAGATTACGAACGGTGGGTCAAAAAAGGCTGGATAGAATAA
- a CDS encoding tyrosine--tRNA ligase, translating into MDSFELAIRNTVEVVTEDELRAVMAQPEKSVYAGYEPSGEIHLGHLVTINKLMDLRDAGFKVVVLLANLHAFLNQKGTMDEVRELSDYNRRCFEAVGLKGKGVEFVLGTDIQLTSEYELNVLRLSQAITLNRAKRSMDEVGRNMDAPRVSQMVYPIMQMVDIHTLGVDMALGGIDQRKIHMLAREYLPTIGAKAPLCMHTPILNGLNGKKMSSSEGNYISVADSEDEIRKKMKKAFCPPEIEENPVLQTLKYHVFPRMSTVTLKRPEKFGGDREFASYEECEAAYAAGEIHPADLKGMTTEGLIEVLAPAREYMNE; encoded by the coding sequence ATGGACTCATTCGAGCTTGCAATAAGAAATACAGTAGAGGTTGTAACCGAAGACGAACTCCGGGCAGTGATGGCACAGCCCGAAAAGAGCGTCTATGCCGGATACGAACCCTCGGGCGAGATCCACCTCGGACATCTCGTCACAATAAACAAACTTATGGACCTTAGGGATGCCGGGTTTAAGGTCGTCGTTCTCCTCGCAAATCTCCATGCCTTTTTGAACCAGAAGGGGACGATGGACGAGGTCAGGGAGCTTTCCGACTACAACCGCCGGTGCTTCGAGGCAGTCGGCCTCAAGGGAAAAGGAGTCGAGTTCGTTCTCGGAACCGACATTCAGCTCACGTCCGAATATGAACTCAACGTCCTCAGGCTCTCGCAGGCGATAACGCTCAATCGTGCGAAGAGGAGCATGGACGAGGTCGGAAGGAACATGGACGCACCCCGCGTCTCCCAGATGGTCTACCCGATCATGCAGATGGTCGATATCCACACGCTCGGCGTCGATATGGCGCTCGGCGGAATCGACCAGAGGAAGATCCACATGCTCGCAAGAGAGTATCTCCCCACAATCGGCGCAAAGGCTCCGCTCTGTATGCACACTCCCATCCTGAACGGCCTCAACGGTAAGAAGATGTCGTCGTCAGAAGGAAACTACATCTCTGTCGCGGATTCGGAGGATGAGATCAGGAAGAAGATGAAGAAGGCGTTCTGCCCGCCGGAGATCGAGGAGAACCCCGTGCTCCAGACGCTCAAATACCATGTCTTCCCGAGGATGAGCACAGTCACCCTGAAGAGGCCGGAGAAGTTCGGCGGCGACCGCGAGTTCGCATCGTACGAGGAGTGCGAAGCCGCATATGCCGCAGGAGAGATCCACCCCGCCGACCTCAAGGGCATGACGACCGAAGGTCTCATCGAGGTTCTCGCCCCCGCAAGGGAATACATGAACGAATGA
- a CDS encoding ATP-binding protein: protein MRQTYEGGILRPTGIYICERLYESVEPALLKEIFSPFTVEVFPQQCGTGCCCDSVFRNAVERVFEKYGYVCILTCSCQENSFPGDCFDGRLIETKQGMDLLLPPGLFFGPDKADSCFVLPSKSLDNEKYLSSVRNFCIKDGKITQIVVPDTGSGAFDPEFVHVAGKITGLPVKIARMGLDFFENSLASRLYESGYRQMERAVERSEAEKNELDRKYSDSLVAMDMLGLLVGLKNEENVIEATIELISTIFSPEQVVYVAVAEGIVTSVSKLKQGVGTESGLDKLRGSELPEISEKISRSGFILPVSVWGEIVGVLSVEGLDTPSDCEGYLSTIRLFLPLCGLAIRNARNYSALEVALKERDDEIELRKKAEEALSKAIKKLVLLSSITRHDILNQIMVANYYLEVAMEDYVELKVQLSPAIKAVDQIKRQIEFTRDYQEMGVSPPAWQNLAPLISECFSVRDYPAEIEVVLNLPPIQILGDPMLGKAFCNIISNAYIHAEGMTRLEISGEQSEDDFIIRIADNGQGVPADKKVLIFRPGYGRIHGYGLFLVSEILGITDITIRECGKEGEGAVFGIGIPPGSWRRAGN, encoded by the coding sequence ATGAGGCAGACTTATGAAGGGGGCATTCTCCGGCCGACGGGCATCTATATATGTGAAAGGCTCTATGAATCCGTGGAACCTGCTTTACTGAAAGAGATCTTTTCTCCATTCACTGTAGAGGTTTTTCCACAGCAATGCGGCACCGGATGCTGTTGTGATTCGGTATTCAGGAATGCGGTTGAAAGGGTCTTTGAAAAATACGGTTATGTATGTATTCTTACATGTTCATGCCAGGAAAATTCTTTTCCCGGAGACTGCTTCGACGGAAGGCTGATTGAAACAAAACAGGGTATGGATCTTCTGCTCCCTCCCGGTCTTTTTTTCGGGCCGGATAAAGCTGACAGCTGCTTTGTACTCCCGTCCAAATCCCTGGATAATGAAAAGTATCTCTCTTCTGTCAGGAATTTCTGCATAAAGGACGGGAAAATAACTCAGATAGTCGTCCCGGACACAGGCTCGGGTGCCTTTGATCCTGAGTTCGTTCATGTAGCCGGAAAGATAACCGGTCTTCCGGTGAAGATCGCCAGGATGGGTCTCGATTTCTTTGAAAACAGTCTCGCATCCAGGCTGTACGAATCAGGCTACAGGCAGATGGAAAGGGCGGTAGAGAGATCCGAAGCCGAAAAGAACGAACTTGACAGGAAGTATTCCGATTCCCTTGTGGCTATGGATATGCTCGGGCTTCTCGTCGGACTGAAAAATGAGGAAAACGTAATTGAAGCTACAATAGAGTTGATCTCTACGATCTTTTCACCGGAGCAGGTGGTCTACGTTGCAGTCGCGGAAGGCATCGTCACATCCGTATCGAAGCTTAAGCAGGGGGTTGGAACTGAATCGGGACTTGATAAACTCCGCGGGTCGGAGTTGCCGGAGATATCAGAGAAGATCTCCAGGAGCGGATTTATCCTTCCCGTATCCGTATGGGGTGAGATCGTCGGAGTTCTTTCGGTTGAAGGGCTGGACACCCCGTCCGACTGCGAAGGTTACCTGAGCACCATCCGGCTTTTTCTTCCTTTATGCGGCCTTGCGATCAGGAATGCAAGGAATTACTCCGCTCTCGAGGTGGCCCTGAAAGAAAGGGACGATGAAATTGAACTCAGGAAGAAGGCGGAAGAGGCTCTATCGAAGGCTATTAAAAAACTCGTTCTTCTGTCGAGCATCACGAGGCATGATATACTCAACCAGATTATGGTTGCCAATTACTATCTTGAGGTTGCAATGGAGGACTATGTTGAGTTAAAAGTGCAGCTTTCTCCTGCGATTAAAGCGGTGGACCAGATAAAGAGGCAGATAGAGTTTACCCGCGACTACCAGGAGATGGGTGTTTCACCGCCTGCATGGCAGAATCTTGCCCCTCTGATCTCGGAATGTTTCTCTGTGAGGGACTATCCGGCTGAGATTGAAGTTGTTTTAAACCTCCCTCCTATTCAGATTTTAGGGGATCCTATGCTTGGAAAGGCGTTCTGCAATATAATCTCAAATGCCTACATCCATGCCGAAGGAATGACCCGGCTGGAGATCTCCGGGGAGCAGTCGGAGGACGATTTCATAATCCGTATAGCAGACAACGGCCAGGGTGTTCCTGCGGATAAAAAAGTGCTGATATTCAGGCCAGGGTACGGCAGAATTCACGGCTACGGCCTTTTCCTTGTCTCTGAAATTCTCGGGATTACCGATATCACGATCCGGGAATGTGGAAAAGAAGGGGAAGGTGCGGTGTTCGGGATCGGTATTCCGCCGGGGTCCTGGAGACGGGCCGGTAACTGA
- a CDS encoding serine protein kinase RIO: MKNLDRDKLLEKFDREVEKLGIRLKEADEFKVMENVFDDVTLLALYKLVNKKHISLIGGSISTGKEANVFYGEDWEGKPVAIKIYRIQSASFKTMSEYIAGDPRFSSVRKSRKEIIFAWTKKEYSNLMRAHDAGIRCPKPLHFDRNILIMELMGEGETPYPQLRAVDHDEIDMQAVYDEVMESIDTLFNKANLVHADLSEFNILFDGEHPVIIDMGQAVTPDHPKAIKFLVRDIRNINRFFKRFCNIKDEEEFFKKVVGEHRMTP, translated from the coding sequence GTGAAGAATCTGGACAGGGACAAATTACTCGAGAAATTCGACCGCGAGGTCGAAAAGCTCGGCATCAGGCTGAAGGAGGCAGACGAGTTCAAGGTCATGGAGAATGTCTTCGACGACGTAACCCTTCTTGCACTCTACAAGCTCGTCAACAAGAAACATATCTCTCTTATCGGAGGCTCGATCTCGACCGGAAAGGAGGCAAACGTATTCTACGGCGAGGACTGGGAGGGAAAGCCAGTCGCGATCAAGATCTACAGGATACAGTCGGCAAGCTTCAAGACTATGAGCGAATACATCGCCGGAGACCCGCGTTTTTCATCGGTTCGAAAATCCAGGAAGGAGATCATCTTCGCCTGGACTAAGAAGGAGTACTCAAACCTCATGAGAGCGCACGATGCCGGAATCAGGTGCCCGAAACCACTCCATTTCGACAGGAACATCCTCATCATGGAGCTCATGGGTGAAGGAGAGACCCCATACCCACAGCTGAGAGCCGTCGATCACGATGAGATCGACATGCAGGCAGTCTACGACGAGGTAATGGAATCGATCGACACGCTCTTCAACAAAGCTAACCTTGTCCACGCCGACCTCTCTGAGTTCAATATCCTCTTCGACGGAGAACACCCGGTTATAATCGATATGGGGCAGGCCGTGACCCCCGATCACCCGAAGGCGATAAAATTCCTTGTCCGCGACATCCGCAATATAAACCGGTTCTTTAAAAGATTCTGCAATATAAAAGACGAAGAGGAATTCTTCAAAAAGGTCGTCGGCGAGCACCGGATGACACCCTGA
- a CDS encoding DUF2202 domain-containing protein: protein MKAVHINKIKIIIPLFLTIALVITCGCLQNEANPGAANGSPGGLGSGSDQGPGPAAGPSFREGYYGNNLSVYISTGLDKYPVGELTGTETADILYIAEEEKIGRDLSLMYFDIWGMRSFLNAAGSGQADLDSMEILMERYGLENPVRDERGMFTNTSLQELYTGMVSSGSATAQDALNNSVTVEEMQIKSLDDAMAATDKEDLKFVYENLRRSSENNLQDFLWSAVNITERYMGPGPVIIPGIEANETSA from the coding sequence ATGAAAGCTGTGCATATCAATAAAATAAAAATCATAATTCCGCTTTTTCTCACAATCGCTCTCGTAATAACCTGCGGATGTCTCCAGAACGAGGCAAATCCCGGGGCTGCCAACGGAAGCCCGGGGGGCCTAGGTTCGGGCTCCGATCAGGGTCCTGGCCCTGCAGCCGGTCCGTCGTTCAGGGAAGGATACTATGGCAACAACCTGTCGGTTTATATCTCCACAGGGCTTGACAAATATCCGGTCGGGGAGCTGACCGGAACGGAGACGGCGGATATCCTGTATATAGCGGAAGAGGAGAAGATCGGGCGTGATCTCAGTCTCATGTATTTCGATATCTGGGGAATGAGAAGCTTCCTGAATGCAGCCGGTTCAGGGCAGGCGGATCTCGATTCTATGGAGATACTTATGGAAAGATACGGGCTTGAGAACCCTGTAAGGGATGAACGCGGAATGTTTACCAATACAAGCCTGCAGGAGTTGTATACGGGAATGGTGTCTTCCGGCTCTGCAACGGCGCAGGACGCCCTGAACAATTCCGTAACAGTTGAGGAGATGCAGATAAAAAGTCTCGATGATGCCATGGCGGCTACGGACAAGGAAGATTTGAAATTTGTCTACGAGAACCTTCGCCGCAGTTCTGAGAACAACCTCCAGGATTTCCTCTGGAGTGCAGTGAACATAACCGAGCGCTACATGGGGCCCGGACCGGTGATAATTCCCGGAATTGAAGCAAACGAAACCTCCGCCTGA
- a CDS encoding HAMP domain-containing protein, which translates to MRISIKYKLLAVMLLLSVVPLGVLGMISLQDSNNLSNEIAGEARSIGEISIEESTDALTALGAELMKVKAEDVAKQVEIYIKEHPDMTIADLRNDTEFRSIVVQDVGETGFTTGMDADTLVILFHRNTADEGIDLHDKKDTNPEYYKLLQSGWGYIDTSGYYTWTDENGDVRDKYGYFVVAQAPTADNVFLRIGATVYTDEFSGPSKQTEEKIQEKLDEAEGKISMKTSEMSTQNTVLIITILTILIVTAISFVFAASITKPLHRLRDVADRVSMGDMEDTEIEITNEDEIGDLAESFQRMIVSMKYYMSKANRDSDRDEESGE; encoded by the coding sequence ATGAGAATTTCAATAAAGTATAAACTCCTCGCGGTGATGCTTCTTCTTTCGGTAGTGCCGCTTGGTGTTCTCGGGATGATATCCCTCCAGGACTCGAACAACCTGAGCAATGAAATCGCTGGTGAAGCCCGGAGCATCGGTGAGATCTCGATTGAAGAGAGTACGGATGCACTAACGGCTCTTGGTGCCGAACTGATGAAGGTTAAGGCGGAGGACGTTGCGAAGCAGGTCGAGATATACATTAAAGAGCACCCGGACATGACGATCGCCGACCTGAGGAACGATACGGAATTCAGGTCGATTGTAGTCCAGGATGTGGGAGAGACCGGGTTTACTACAGGCATGGATGCGGATACCCTTGTAATCCTGTTCCACAGGAACACCGCCGACGAAGGGATCGATCTTCACGATAAAAAGGATACAAATCCCGAATACTACAAGCTCCTGCAGAGCGGCTGGGGATATATCGATACCTCCGGGTATTATACATGGACCGACGAGAATGGCGATGTCAGGGACAAATACGGGTATTTTGTTGTTGCACAGGCTCCGACGGCAGACAACGTCTTCCTGAGAATCGGAGCGACTGTCTACACGGATGAGTTCTCCGGGCCTTCGAAGCAGACCGAAGAGAAGATCCAGGAGAAGCTGGACGAAGCCGAGGGTAAGATCTCGATGAAGACTTCGGAGATGTCGACCCAGAATACGGTCCTGATAATCACGATTCTGACGATCCTGATCGTTACAGCAATCTCGTTTGTCTTTGCCGCCTCGATTACAAAACCGCTTCACAGGCTTCGTGACGTGGCGGACAGGGTGAGCATGGGCGATATGGAGGATACGGAGATCGAGATCACAAACGAGGATGAGATCGGCGATCTCGCGGAGTCCTTCCAGAGGATGATCGTGAGCATGAAGTACTACATGTCGAAAGCGAATCGTGATTCGGATCGTGACGAGGAATCCGGGGAGTGA